Proteins from a genomic interval of Paracholeplasma manati:
- a CDS encoding type 1 glutamine amidotransferase domain-containing protein, which produces MRKIAILIEDLYDDKELIYPYYRMQEAGFQVDLIGSVANNTYKSKFGMPLKSDYASKDVSPSDYEGVIIPGGFSPDYMRRCQATVDFVKAMDEQQKVVASICHGPWLMISACNLKGKKLTGFHSIRVDIENAGAKYLDEALVVDGHLITSRTPADLPVFAKAIIDKLV; this is translated from the coding sequence TTGAGAAAAATTGCGATATTGATTGAAGATTTATACGATGATAAAGAACTCATTTACCCTTATTACCGTATGCAAGAAGCTGGATTTCAAGTAGATTTGATTGGTTCAGTGGCCAACAACACCTATAAAAGCAAATTTGGCATGCCACTAAAGAGTGATTATGCGAGTAAAGATGTATCCCCTTCGGATTACGAAGGCGTCATCATTCCAGGTGGATTTTCACCCGATTACATGCGTCGTTGTCAAGCAACCGTTGATTTCGTTAAAGCAATGGACGAGCAACAAAAAGTGGTCGCGTCCATCTGTCATGGCCCATGGTTGATGATATCCGCTTGTAACCTCAAAGGTAAAAAGCTGACCGGATTCCATTCGATCCGTGTGGATATTGAAAATGCTGGTGCGAAATATCTAGATGAAGCGTTGGTGGTCGACGGCCATTTGATCACCTCTAGAACACCTGCTGATTTACCTGTATTTGCGAAAGCGATCATCGACAAGTTAGTCTAA